In Candidatus Saccharibacteria bacterium oral taxon 488, one DNA window encodes the following:
- a CDS encoding L-lactate dehydrogenase, with protein MNKQKLVIVGAGGMVGATAAYACALRSVVEEIVLIDRNPDLAWGQAADINDAMGIDRCVVVRPGSYDDIKTDDIVVITAGAPQQPGQTRLELLGVNAEIMRGTIRNIMKNGAHPYIIVVSNPVDALTYVALKESGLPKGRVFGTGTTLDTSRLKSYIADQLDVHSREVDAYILGEHGDSSFATIESAQVGEVPLADYPGFKPAMVDGIEEKIRQRAYRVIETKRSTYYAIGFVISKIVSALRSSSRSVYPVCSLVEGEYGLHDVVLGLPSTICADGVKILTGYPLNEREQAALRHSAEVVTEAIRSLE; from the coding sequence ATGAATAAACAGAAGTTGGTGATCGTCGGTGCGGGTGGCATGGTCGGTGCGACGGCGGCGTACGCCTGTGCACTGCGGAGTGTAGTTGAGGAAATTGTGTTGATCGACCGCAACCCTGACTTGGCGTGGGGGCAGGCGGCTGATATCAATGACGCAATGGGAATTGATCGGTGTGTTGTGGTGCGGCCAGGCAGTTATGACGATATCAAGACTGATGATATCGTGGTTATCACCGCTGGTGCGCCGCAGCAGCCGGGGCAGACACGATTGGAGTTACTTGGCGTGAACGCTGAGATTATGCGTGGGACTATTAGGAATATTATGAAAAATGGTGCTCATCCATATATCATTGTAGTGTCGAATCCGGTCGATGCATTAACGTATGTGGCGCTGAAGGAATCGGGCTTGCCAAAGGGTCGGGTGTTTGGTACCGGAACGACGCTCGATACGTCGCGGCTTAAGTCGTATATCGCGGATCAGCTAGATGTACATAGTCGAGAGGTTGATGCCTATATTTTAGGGGAGCATGGTGATTCATCATTTGCGACAATTGAATCAGCGCAAGTCGGTGAGGTACCACTTGCTGATTATCCGGGATTTAAGCCAGCGATGGTCGACGGTATTGAGGAGAAAATTCGTCAGCGGGCATACCGGGTGATCGAGACCAAGCGGTCGACGTATTATGCAATTGGTTTCGTTATCTCCAAGATTGTCTCGGCACTACGCTCATCGTCGCGTTCAGTATATCCAGTTTGCTCACTGGTTGAGGGCGAGTATGGACTGCACGATGTAGTGCTTGGCCTACCGTCAACGATTTGTGCAGATGGTGTAAAAATCTTGACAGGGTATCCGCTTAATGAGCGCGAGCAGGCGGCGCTACGTCATTCGGCCGAGGTGGTAACGGAGGCAATTCGTAGTTTAGAGTAA
- the tuf gene encoding elongation factor Tu, with protein MADAFDRSKPHVNVGTMGHVDHGKTTLTAAITAVLAKRLPSAVNKPIAYDQIDNAPEERQRGITIASSHQEYESPNRHYAHVDMPGHADYVKNMITGAAQVDGAILVIAATDGPMPQTREHVLLAKQVGVPKIVVFLNKMDMADADMVELIEEEVRELLAKNGFDENAPIIKGSALKALEGDEKYEDAIMELVDAMDSYIPEPPRDMDKPFIMPIEDVFSIKGRGTVATGRIEQGVVKLNDEVEIVGIRPTQKSVVTGIEAFKKSLDQGQAGDNAGVLLRGIERSDIERGQVLAKPGTITPHTEFEAEVYILKKEEGGRHTPFSKGYKPQFYFRTTDVTGEVELPADKEMVMPGDTVTFKVKLLAPIAMEQGLNFAIREGGRTVGAGVVTKINK; from the coding sequence ATGGCAGATGCATTTGACCGAAGCAAGCCGCACGTTAACGTGGGTACAATGGGCCACGTTGACCACGGTAAGACGACACTGACCGCCGCAATTACGGCAGTGCTCGCAAAGCGCCTTCCAAGCGCAGTCAACAAACCAATTGCGTACGACCAGATCGATAACGCACCAGAAGAGCGCCAGCGTGGTATTACTATCGCCAGCTCACACCAAGAATACGAGTCACCGAACCGTCACTACGCGCACGTTGATATGCCAGGCCACGCTGACTACGTCAAGAACATGATCACCGGTGCTGCCCAGGTTGATGGCGCGATCCTCGTGATTGCTGCAACCGACGGTCCGATGCCGCAAACCCGCGAGCACGTGCTGCTGGCAAAGCAGGTTGGCGTGCCAAAGATCGTTGTCTTCCTCAACAAGATGGACATGGCTGACGCAGATATGGTCGAGCTGATCGAAGAAGAAGTTCGTGAGCTGCTTGCCAAGAACGGCTTTGACGAGAATGCTCCAATTATCAAGGGTTCGGCTCTTAAGGCATTGGAGGGCGATGAGAAGTACGAAGACGCCATCATGGAGCTGGTTGATGCTATGGATAGCTATATCCCAGAGCCACCACGCGACATGGACAAGCCATTCATTATGCCAATTGAGGACGTCTTCTCGATCAAGGGTCGCGGTACTGTGGCAACTGGTCGTATCGAGCAGGGTGTTGTTAAGCTGAACGACGAGGTTGAAATCGTTGGTATCCGCCCAACTCAGAAATCAGTAGTCACTGGTATTGAGGCGTTTAAGAAGTCTCTGGATCAGGGTCAAGCAGGTGACAATGCCGGCGTTTTGCTACGCGGTATTGAGCGCAGCGATATTGAGCGCGGTCAGGTTTTGGCTAAGCCAGGTACGATTACACCACACACCGAGTTTGAAGCTGAGGTGTACATCCTGAAGAAGGAAGAAGGCGGTCGCCACACTCCATTCTCCAAGGGTTACAAGCCACAGTTCTACTTCCGCACCACTGACGTGACGGGTGAAGTTGAGCTGCCAGCTGACAAAGAAATGGTCATGCCAGGCGACACCGTAACCTTCAAGGTTAAGTTGCTCGCCCCAATCGCTATGGAGCAAGGTTTGAACTTTGCCATCCGCGAAGGTGGCCGTACCGTTGGTGCTGGTGTGGTGACAAAGATTAACAAATAG
- the glmS gene encoding glutamine--fructose-6-phosphate transaminase (isomerizing) gives MCGIVGYIGEREAQNILVAELKRLEYRGYDSAGIVTLSDSATPTLLRTKGKVAALEELVGQHKTSDTVGIGHTRWATHGEPSKRNAHPHHVGEIYLVHNGIIENYQDLKTMLSGHEYEFKSDTDSEVLAALIDYLRRDSPDLLTAVTGALKMVVGAYGIAVLDTTNPEEIIVARQGSPLIIGVGDGETYIASDASALVGYTNQVVYLHDGEIGRCTRSGLELQTIESQKLDVKIEMLDMDMQAIQKQGFDHFLAKEIYEQPTSLAATLAGRVLPDQKYARLGGLNMSNDELRHVKHVIIVGCGTAYFAGVQASYFIEQLTDDVTISVEIASELRYRAFNVPEHSVAMIVSQSGETADTLACLNELKRRGVKCLGVVNAVGSTIARAVDGGVYLHVGAEISVASTKAFTSQVAALTIFGIMLANAKGANPQFIDEFVQELAILPSEIQKVLDKQGAEIPSIARAYADYNHALYIGRDTLYPIAMEGALKLKEVSYIHAEAYAAGELKHGPIALIDDHFFEVCYIQDNWLYEKSQSNLIEMNTRGAHAIVITDTTKKVPGETVIRVSTKLSHLTPLLFNVVSQLLAYHVAVKRGHDVDQPRNLAKSVTVE, from the coding sequence ATGTGTGGAATTGTTGGCTATATCGGTGAACGCGAGGCGCAGAATATCCTCGTTGCTGAGCTTAAGCGGCTTGAGTACCGCGGCTATGACAGTGCCGGAATTGTCACCCTATCGGACTCCGCCACACCAACCCTGCTGCGCACCAAAGGCAAGGTGGCGGCACTGGAAGAGCTCGTCGGACAACATAAGACGAGCGATACGGTCGGCATCGGACACACCCGCTGGGCAACACATGGTGAACCAAGTAAGCGCAACGCCCATCCACACCACGTTGGTGAGATTTATCTGGTACATAACGGCATCATTGAGAACTACCAAGACCTTAAAACGATGCTTTCCGGTCATGAGTACGAGTTTAAGAGCGATACCGATAGCGAGGTATTGGCGGCCTTGATTGACTATCTGCGGCGTGACTCACCGGATTTACTGACAGCAGTCACCGGCGCATTGAAGATGGTAGTTGGTGCGTATGGCATTGCGGTACTTGACACCACGAACCCCGAAGAAATTATCGTGGCTCGCCAAGGTAGCCCGCTGATCATCGGTGTCGGAGATGGCGAAACATATATCGCCAGTGACGCTTCGGCGCTGGTTGGCTACACCAATCAAGTAGTGTATTTGCACGATGGTGAAATCGGCCGCTGTACTCGTAGCGGGCTAGAGTTACAGACAATCGAATCGCAAAAGCTTGACGTCAAGATCGAGATGCTCGACATGGATATGCAGGCGATTCAGAAGCAGGGCTTTGACCACTTTCTCGCCAAAGAAATTTATGAACAGCCAACCAGCCTTGCAGCGACACTAGCCGGCCGCGTACTACCCGACCAAAAATATGCGCGCCTGGGCGGTCTCAATATGAGCAACGACGAACTGCGCCACGTCAAGCACGTCATCATCGTCGGCTGCGGCACTGCCTATTTTGCCGGTGTGCAAGCCAGCTACTTTATTGAGCAACTGACCGATGACGTGACTATCAGCGTCGAGATCGCCAGCGAGCTACGCTACCGCGCATTCAACGTGCCTGAGCACTCGGTCGCTATGATTGTCAGCCAGAGTGGCGAAACGGCTGATACCCTTGCCTGCCTGAATGAATTGAAGCGACGTGGTGTTAAATGCCTCGGCGTCGTCAACGCCGTCGGCAGCACAATCGCCCGAGCAGTTGATGGCGGCGTGTACTTGCATGTTGGCGCCGAGATTAGTGTCGCCAGTACCAAGGCCTTTACCTCACAAGTCGCTGCTCTGACGATCTTTGGTATTATGCTCGCCAATGCCAAGGGTGCCAACCCACAATTTATTGATGAATTTGTGCAAGAATTAGCGATACTACCAAGTGAGATCCAAAAAGTCCTTGATAAACAAGGTGCCGAGATACCTTCCATCGCTAGGGCGTATGCTGATTACAATCACGCACTCTACATCGGCCGCGATACGCTATATCCGATTGCCATGGAGGGTGCACTGAAACTTAAAGAAGTAAGTTACATTCACGCCGAAGCGTATGCCGCCGGTGAGCTGAAACACGGTCCGATCGCCCTGATTGATGACCATTTCTTTGAAGTCTGCTATATCCAAGACAATTGGTTATACGAAAAATCCCAGAGCAACTTGATCGAGATGAACACTCGCGGCGCTCACGCCATTGTCATCACCGACACGACGAAAAAGGTGCCGGGCGAGACGGTGATCCGCGTCTCGACAAAGCTATCGCACCTCACGCCACTTCTGTTCAATGTCGTGTCGCAACTCCTAGCCTATCACGTGGCTGTCAAGCGCGGTCATGACGTCGATCAGCCACGCAATCTGGCAAAGAGCGTGACGGTCGAATAA
- the tgt gene encoding tRNA guanosine(34) transglycosylase Tgt → MKPFSFEITSRLDDTLARTGIIHTPHGDITTPAFIVVGTKANVKAMVPEMVADVGAQAVLANAYHLYLQPGHELIEKAGYLGKFMHWDGPTFTDSGGFQVLSLGSGFKKVLAMSTDVDEEIAIAKKSSRHAWVDENGVMFKSHLDGSYHKFTPELSMQIQAGIGADITFAFDELTSLIDPYEYQVEALARTHAWAERSLAEVKRLRESRPDKPYQALFAVLQGANYEDLRKQTAAFLGAMDFDGYGIGGALEKETMAQTIQWVNQILPENKPRHLLGISEPDDIFAAIEQGIDTFDCVSPTRVARNGAAYTPFGRVNVRGRKYRELFEPIMDGCDCYTCRYYTAAYLCHLLHARESLAGTLLSIHNERFIVKLVDDIRASLENGTFYEFREAFLAMYYRR, encoded by the coding sequence ATGAAACCGTTTTCTTTTGAGATCACTTCTAGGCTTGACGACACGCTGGCGCGCACTGGCATTATTCACACGCCGCACGGGGATATCACAACACCGGCGTTTATCGTGGTTGGAACTAAGGCTAACGTCAAGGCGATGGTGCCAGAAATGGTGGCGGATGTCGGCGCGCAGGCGGTGCTGGCGAACGCCTATCATCTATATTTGCAGCCGGGTCATGAACTTATCGAGAAGGCTGGCTATTTGGGCAAGTTTATGCACTGGGATGGGCCGACGTTCACTGATAGCGGCGGCTTTCAGGTGCTGAGTCTGGGTTCGGGCTTTAAGAAAGTACTGGCGATGAGTACTGATGTCGATGAGGAAATTGCCATTGCTAAAAAATCGTCGCGCCACGCTTGGGTGGACGAAAACGGCGTAATGTTCAAATCGCATCTGGACGGCTCGTACCATAAATTTACGCCGGAATTATCCATGCAAATTCAGGCGGGCATTGGTGCGGATATTACTTTCGCCTTTGACGAACTGACCTCGCTGATTGATCCGTATGAATATCAAGTGGAAGCCTTGGCGCGAACGCATGCCTGGGCGGAGCGCAGTTTAGCTGAGGTGAAACGTCTGCGTGAATCTCGTCCTGACAAGCCGTATCAGGCGTTATTTGCTGTGCTGCAAGGCGCAAATTACGAGGATCTACGCAAGCAAACGGCTGCGTTTTTAGGCGCAATGGACTTTGACGGCTACGGCATCGGTGGCGCGCTAGAAAAGGAAACCATGGCGCAGACAATTCAGTGGGTTAATCAAATCTTGCCCGAGAACAAGCCGCGGCATTTGCTCGGTATTTCTGAGCCAGACGATATTTTTGCGGCGATTGAGCAGGGAATCGACACCTTTGACTGTGTCAGCCCAACGCGCGTGGCCAGAAACGGTGCCGCCTATACGCCATTTGGTCGGGTTAATGTTCGCGGGAGAAAGTACCGCGAACTGTTTGAACCAATTATGGATGGTTGTGATTGCTATACGTGCCGCTACTACACCGCCGCCTATCTCTGTCATTTGCTTCACGCCCGCGAATCTCTGGCTGGCACGCTATTATCAATCCATAACGAACGATTTATCGTCAAACTAGTTGATGATATTCGTGCCAGCCTAGAGAATGGGACATTTTACGAGTTTCGCGAGGCATTTTTGGCGATGTACTATCGTCGCTAA
- a CDS encoding 1,4-alpha-glucan-branching enzyme has product MSKKTLVDLDPWLAPHERVIQSREAYVSSTLEKVLDGKSPAEFALGFHHFGLHQTAAGWTFREWAPNATRIVMVGEFSDWQEREEFSLQRGAHGEWSVDLPKDALHYGQRYKLRVYWPNGDGWRLPSYATYVVQDDDSVDFSAVIWQPDEPYRWQHDIPPAPNVPLIYEAHVGMSSEEEKVATFNEFTAGVLPRIEQAGYNTIQLMAIAEHPYYGSFGYHVSNFFAVSSRFGTPDDFKRLVDTAHGLGLRVIIDIVHAHAAKNEVEGLGNFAGSLTQYFKALDHPAWDSRLFDYGKPEVLHFLASNCRWWLDEYHVDGFRFDGVTSMLYHDHGLGKSFTSYDDYFTDDVDKDALVYLRLANDIIHAVRPDATTIAEEMSGLPGLAAPTEHGGLGFDYRLAMGAPDLWIKTLKEKRDEDWDLGELVHTLSSHRPEEKVITYAESHDQALVGDKTLIFRLIDKAMYWHMDKANPDLTVERGVALHKLIRLLTAGLHGGGYLNFMGNEFGHPEWIDFPRQGNHWSFKHARRQWSLRDNGFLKYQWLGEFDASLMKLIKTVDDSGIHCLTVHQHDHVVSFIRGDLLFIMNFSPSQSRTDYGIPAATGSYSVILDSDDKQFGGQGRVNPNGRYFTTPHGNEHIIRVYIPTRSGLVLQKD; this is encoded by the coding sequence ATGAGCAAGAAAACGCTGGTTGACCTTGACCCGTGGCTGGCGCCGCATGAACGCGTCATCCAGTCGCGTGAGGCGTATGTTTCGTCGACGCTCGAGAAAGTTCTGGACGGTAAATCGCCAGCGGAGTTTGCGCTGGGGTTTCATCATTTTGGCTTACATCAGACGGCGGCAGGCTGGACGTTTCGCGAATGGGCACCGAATGCTACGCGCATAGTGATGGTTGGCGAATTTTCCGATTGGCAGGAGCGTGAGGAATTTAGTTTACAGCGCGGTGCACATGGCGAATGGAGTGTTGATTTGCCGAAAGACGCGCTGCACTACGGCCAGAGATATAAGCTGCGCGTCTATTGGCCAAATGGCGACGGATGGCGTCTACCATCATACGCCACCTATGTTGTTCAAGATGATGATTCGGTGGACTTTTCGGCTGTAATTTGGCAGCCTGATGAGCCATATCGGTGGCAGCATGACATCCCGCCTGCACCAAACGTACCACTAATCTATGAGGCCCATGTTGGTATGAGCAGCGAGGAGGAAAAGGTCGCCACTTTCAATGAATTTACCGCGGGCGTCCTACCGCGCATCGAACAAGCCGGCTACAACACCATCCAACTGATGGCCATCGCCGAGCACCCGTACTATGGCAGTTTCGGCTATCACGTCAGCAACTTTTTTGCGGTGTCATCACGGTTTGGCACGCCCGATGATTTCAAACGGCTGGTTGACACAGCACATGGTTTGGGGCTGCGCGTCATCATTGATATCGTCCATGCTCATGCCGCTAAAAATGAAGTCGAAGGCCTCGGTAATTTTGCGGGCAGCCTGACGCAGTATTTCAAAGCTCTCGACCATCCAGCGTGGGATTCGCGGCTGTTTGATTATGGTAAGCCGGAAGTACTGCACTTTTTGGCCAGCAATTGCCGCTGGTGGTTGGATGAATACCACGTTGACGGTTTTCGGTTTGACGGCGTGACCAGCATGCTATATCACGACCACGGTCTAGGCAAAAGTTTCACCAGCTATGATGATTATTTTACTGATGATGTCGATAAGGACGCCTTGGTCTATCTCAGACTGGCCAATGACATCATTCACGCCGTTCGCCCCGATGCCACGACCATTGCTGAGGAAATGAGCGGACTACCGGGCTTGGCGGCACCGACAGAACACGGCGGCCTAGGCTTTGATTATCGATTGGCGATGGGTGCGCCCGACCTCTGGATCAAGACATTGAAAGAAAAGCGCGATGAAGATTGGGATTTGGGCGAGCTGGTGCATACGCTGAGTTCGCACCGCCCAGAGGAAAAAGTCATCACGTACGCCGAAAGTCACGACCAGGCCTTGGTTGGCGACAAGACACTGATTTTTCGACTGATCGATAAAGCCATGTATTGGCACATGGACAAAGCCAACCCCGACCTGACAGTAGAGCGCGGCGTGGCGCTGCACAAACTAATTCGGCTACTGACCGCCGGACTACATGGTGGCGGCTACCTTAATTTCATGGGCAATGAATTTGGACATCCCGAGTGGATCGACTTTCCGCGCCAGGGTAATCATTGGTCGTTCAAGCATGCTCGCAGACAATGGAGTTTACGCGACAATGGTTTTCTCAAATACCAATGGCTGGGCGAATTTGACGCGAGCCTGATGAAGCTCATTAAAACCGTTGACGACTCGGGCATTCACTGCCTCACCGTTCACCAACACGACCATGTGGTTAGTTTCATACGCGGTGATCTGCTGTTTATTATGAACTTTTCGCCCAGCCAGTCGCGGACGGATTACGGCATACCAGCGGCGACTGGGTCATACAGTGTAATTTTGGACAGCGACGACAAGCAATTTGGCGGACAGGGCCGGGTTAATCCTAACGGCCGCTACTTTACGACGCCACATGGCAACGAGCATATTATACGTGTATACATACCGACACGAAGTGGCCTCGTGCTACAAAAAGATTGA
- a CDS encoding uracil-DNA glycosylase family protein: MTRPLLYDEIDQDSMNASFHARGWPPVYTASPCSRIVLVGQAPGRIAQETRTPWNDASGRTLRQWLGVTDEQFYDPSLFALMPMDFYYPGKAAHGDLPPRPEFAKKWHPRLLAQMPDVRLTILVGAHAQQYYLNKQAKRNLTETVAHYMEYLPHYFPLVHPSPLNFRWRARNPWFEMNVIPILSKMVKELAQ, translated from the coding sequence ATGACTAGGCCGTTGCTGTATGATGAAATCGATCAAGATAGTATGAATGCTTCGTTTCATGCTCGTGGTTGGCCGCCAGTCTATACCGCTTCGCCCTGCTCACGTATCGTGCTGGTTGGTCAGGCGCCGGGACGAATAGCGCAGGAAACACGCACGCCATGGAATGATGCCAGTGGTCGCACATTGCGTCAGTGGCTGGGGGTTACCGATGAACAATTTTATGATCCTAGTTTGTTTGCTCTAATGCCAATGGATTTTTATTATCCAGGTAAGGCTGCGCATGGTGATTTACCGCCGCGACCGGAGTTTGCCAAAAAGTGGCATCCACGGCTACTAGCACAGATGCCGGATGTGAGGCTGACGATTTTAGTCGGTGCTCATGCTCAGCAATACTATCTCAACAAACAGGCGAAGCGCAACCTGACCGAAACAGTCGCGCATTATATGGAGTATCTGCCTCATTATTTTCCACTTGTCCATCCATCACCGCTTAACTTCCGCTGGCGGGCGCGCAATCCATGGTTCGAAATGAACGTCATTCCGATTCTGTCTAAGATGGTCAAAGAATTAGCACAGTAG
- a CDS encoding NUDIX domain-containing protein: MSFEAKIHEAQTKILRELLFLPAANFATLQKASGLESDHIKFHIKRLVELGYVQKVDGGYCLSVKGKEYANKLDTDAGVIERQPKVAVMLVIEREHDGEKQYLLQQRLKHPYYGFWGAPTGKVRWAESIVDAASRELMEETGLRGEFVHRGVYHERVRHAQTGEIIEDKIFHLMFCKVFSGKLAVQFEGGRNAWRTLDEMRDEPKKYKSFLREITACINGCGELTEIIYEYGSAEF, translated from the coding sequence ATGAGTTTTGAAGCAAAGATCCATGAGGCACAGACGAAAATTTTGCGGGAATTGTTATTTTTGCCAGCGGCTAATTTCGCAACACTACAAAAAGCGAGTGGTCTGGAAAGCGATCATATTAAATTTCACATCAAACGGCTCGTTGAGCTAGGTTATGTGCAGAAAGTCGACGGCGGGTATTGTCTCTCGGTCAAGGGCAAAGAGTATGCGAATAAGCTTGATACTGATGCCGGTGTTATCGAGCGACAACCAAAGGTGGCAGTTATGCTCGTTATCGAGCGTGAGCATGATGGAGAAAAACAGTATTTATTGCAGCAGCGGCTCAAGCATCCCTACTATGGGTTTTGGGGTGCGCCTACTGGCAAAGTACGGTGGGCCGAGTCAATCGTCGATGCGGCCTCGCGTGAATTGATGGAGGAGACGGGTTTGCGGGGTGAGTTTGTTCATCGCGGGGTGTACCATGAACGTGTGCGCCATGCGCAAACGGGTGAAATTATTGAAGACAAGATCTTTCACCTGATGTTTTGCAAGGTATTTTCGGGCAAATTGGCCGTACAGTTTGAGGGCGGTAGAAATGCCTGGCGTACACTCGATGAGATGCGTGATGAGCCAAAAAAGTACAAGAGTTTTTTGCGAGAAATCACGGCGTGTATCAACGGGTGCGGCGAGTTGACTGAAATAATATATGAATATGGTAGTGCGGAGTTCTAG
- the def gene encoding peptide deformylase codes for MKREIVIFFTEGGRKILTQEAVPVKHEDIGSDHVQQTIDDMLETLRSQGPGGVGIAANQIGSDLAIFIIDVRPPEDAKVEPFRLVAINPKIVEYSGEPVKSLNPEGCLSGVTGDSETTPMGFTTRYPEVTLRWTDEQGETHEQAFDGMYAWVIQHETDHLNGIFFTDRIESGPQTEKAALAELAIRRASTNSTQE; via the coding sequence ATGAAACGCGAAATTGTAATTTTTTTTACTGAAGGTGGCCGTAAAATACTAACGCAAGAAGCCGTACCCGTCAAACATGAGGACATAGGGAGCGATCATGTGCAACAGACCATAGACGATATGCTCGAGACGCTGCGTTCACAGGGTCCCGGAGGCGTAGGTATCGCCGCTAATCAAATTGGGAGCGATCTCGCAATCTTTATCATTGATGTGCGGCCGCCTGAGGATGCAAAAGTCGAGCCATTTCGGCTCGTGGCAATTAACCCCAAGATCGTTGAATACAGCGGTGAACCTGTGAAGAGCTTGAATCCAGAGGGCTGCCTGAGCGGAGTGACGGGTGATTCTGAAACGACACCAATGGGTTTTACCACGCGTTACCCTGAGGTTACGTTGCGCTGGACAGATGAGCAGGGCGAGACGCATGAACAGGCCTTTGATGGTATGTATGCTTGGGTTATCCAGCACGAAACAGATCATTTGAACGGTATCTTTTTTACAGACAGAATAGAAAGTGGGCCGCAGACAGAGAAGGCTGCTCTGGCTGAACTGGCGATCCGCAGAGCGTCAACTAACAGTACTCAGGAATGA
- a CDS encoding ATP-binding cassette domain-containing protein — translation MRQQHAKTTLQLLWRASRPYKWRRNLALITATLTLAVGTIVGPLIIAQLLDMIQHGQLQTDSVWTLVIFYGISQLWSEIIGWRIVLYLMWTLETIMQRDIANKVFAKLSGETMFFHSNKFGGSLVSQNSKLSSCVERFWDELVWAVLPLVISLTGSIVILSMLLWQYALFLFMFSIIFGVAVFFGSRPMAKLSRREAEASNKVSGNLADMVSNVLAVKSSGAEKIEQQRFDTTNRAWRKASLATMRGFLTVSSVYSTINTSIRIGAIVFAIYAAQHNIVSVAAVYLIITYTSSVARELWNMNSIMRNYNRIIGDAHEMVEILHTPTSLVDKSDKKLHVDRGVIDFDAVTFTHDEGKGAMLFRNFSLHITPGEKVGLVGSSGSGKTTLTKLLLRFADIDSGTITIDGQDIAEVTQSSLRSQIAYVPQEPLLFHRSVRENIAYGKANATDAEIEQAAKKAGAYDFIIKLQDGFDTLVGERGVKLSGGQRQRIAIARAIVKDAPILVLDEATSALDSESEVLIQKSLKTLMKNRTSIVIAHRLSTIAKLDRIIVMHNGKIIEDGSHDQLLKHGGHYAKLWQHQSGGFIDA, via the coding sequence TTGCGACAACAACACGCAAAAACAACATTACAATTACTATGGCGAGCATCACGTCCATACAAATGGCGGCGCAACCTTGCTCTCATCACAGCGACACTAACCTTAGCAGTAGGCACAATTGTCGGGCCACTGATTATCGCACAGCTCCTGGATATGATTCAACATGGTCAGCTGCAGACTGACTCTGTGTGGACATTGGTAATTTTCTATGGCATAAGTCAGCTATGGTCAGAGATTATTGGGTGGCGGATAGTACTATATTTGATGTGGACGCTAGAAACCATTATGCAGCGCGACATCGCAAACAAGGTATTCGCTAAGCTATCTGGCGAGACCATGTTTTTCCACTCCAACAAATTTGGCGGCTCGCTCGTCAGCCAAAACAGCAAGCTCAGTAGCTGTGTTGAGCGGTTTTGGGATGAGCTAGTGTGGGCAGTGCTGCCGCTAGTCATCTCACTCACCGGATCAATTGTCATTCTGTCGATGTTACTCTGGCAATACGCACTCTTTCTATTCATGTTCTCAATCATCTTTGGTGTAGCCGTCTTCTTTGGATCGCGTCCGATGGCTAAATTAAGTAGGCGCGAAGCGGAGGCTAGCAACAAGGTAAGCGGCAACCTCGCTGACATGGTGTCAAATGTGCTTGCCGTTAAATCATCTGGCGCTGAAAAAATCGAGCAGCAGCGATTTGATACAACGAATCGTGCATGGCGCAAGGCTAGCCTGGCCACCATGCGAGGATTCCTCACTGTCAGCAGTGTTTACTCAACGATAAACACCAGCATCCGAATCGGTGCCATCGTGTTCGCTATTTATGCAGCACAGCATAATATCGTTTCGGTCGCAGCGGTGTACTTAATCATTACCTACACTAGCAGTGTCGCCCGTGAGCTGTGGAATATGAATAGTATTATGCGCAATTATAACCGTATCATTGGTGACGCCCATGAGATGGTCGAGATATTACACACACCAACATCACTTGTTGATAAGAGTGATAAAAAGCTTCATGTTGATCGCGGTGTCATTGATTTTGATGCCGTGACCTTTACGCATGACGAAGGCAAGGGGGCGATGCTATTTCGCAACTTTTCACTGCATATTACACCAGGCGAAAAAGTCGGGCTGGTTGGTTCTAGTGGTTCGGGCAAGACGACTCTGACGAAATTACTGCTGAGATTTGCCGACATTGACTCGGGCACAATCACGATTGACGGGCAGGATATTGCCGAGGTTACACAATCCAGCCTCCGTTCGCAGATCGCTTACGTGCCACAAGAGCCGCTACTATTTCACCGTTCGGTGCGCGAGAACATTGCCTACGGCAAGGCTAATGCCACCGACGCTGAGATTGAACAGGCAGCCAAAAAGGCGGGGGCTTATGATTTTATCATCAAGCTGCAGGATGGATTTGACACACTGGTCGGTGAGCGCGGCGTCAAGTTGTCGGGTGGACAGCGCCAGCGCATCGCTATCGCTCGAGCCATCGTGAAAGATGCGCCAATCTTAGTCCTCGACGAGGCGACCTCGGCGCTTGATTCTGAGTCAGAAGTTCTGATCCAAAAATCGCTCAAGACGCTGATGAAAAACCGTACCTCAATCGTCATCGCTCATCGACTTTCAACGATTGCAAAGCTTGATCGAATCATCGTGATGCATAATGGCAAGATAATCGAGGATGGATCGCATGACCAGCTCCTTAAGCACGGCGGCCACTACGCGAAACTGTGGCAGCATCAATCTGGCGGCTTTATTGACGCCTAA